From Oceanipulchritudo coccoides, the proteins below share one genomic window:
- a CDS encoding leucine-rich repeat protein — protein MSKFSIISLALISLSNVTSALSIYYDDFFQGAVIEYSFTYSLPEPLPSFGIYYDLLPIDPVYGDYPPARITNLETWTADFAIVDQERVLDPIYIDPSKTLVMEDDIQFLVNIVFDEPYFQAGLEITIGGVTYSDVWFDLGELWDWGSGTLDWEHNNHIYEPVNLSERIVTALLAGETIYISVVPVYSVSSIRYPWLGDYPIESISLNAFMIGHVSGVPNVPFTKDSYDFSVTNQEVAITGYTCGAAETTIPNEIDGVPVTSIGNSAFQFCENLAHLTIPDSVTSIGDYAFFHCTSLDTIVFGEGLLHIGDFSFADCVNLTNVYFPDTLISVGDLAFSDCLSLENVTFGNDLKAIGTLAFWGCSSLSSVTIGSSVSTIGNFAFLDATNLSKVYFLGEPPYYDSGIFPNSNPDLTVKYQEGSAGWGTVFCGRPTQPFTPFVGIRNSGDSVSFQFAGGTLQESEDLLNWTNVFPPPEPESLLLMTIKTGQKQFLRIKNSPTSERRDVVGFEFIPADDFLMGLPSGGIGSWAGDTQHAVSLSRTFYMKDTPVTYDEWKAVYDWSLLPENIGLGYALPTGGMGAKTSESTGSHPVTRVDWYDAILWCNAKSEMEGRTPVYYLDATHSTVYRSGEVDLLNSWVDWQADGYRLPTEAEWEYACRAGTTTSFFTGTITATGFAFCPNLDAAGWYGGNSGINTHPVGEKLPNPWGLYDVHGNIWEWTWDHHEEFTTASQIDPIGPDTGSNRIMRGGSHNNNAESCQSSARFPNPPANSGSYGGLRIAISVGD, from the coding sequence ATGTCTAAGTTTTCAATCATTTCGTTGGCCTTAATATCACTCTCAAACGTTACTTCCGCACTATCAATTTACTACGACGATTTTTTTCAGGGAGCTGTCATTGAGTATAGCTTTACCTATTCCCTGCCTGAACCATTGCCAAGCTTTGGGATTTATTATGACCTTCTCCCCATTGATCCTGTGTATGGGGACTATCCGCCAGCAAGAATCACAAACCTCGAAACTTGGACAGCCGACTTCGCCATCGTTGATCAAGAAAGAGTACTGGATCCGATTTATATCGATCCTTCTAAAACTCTTGTTATGGAGGACGATATCCAATTTTTGGTAAATATTGTCTTTGACGAACCTTACTTTCAAGCAGGATTAGAAATTACTATCGGTGGAGTTACTTACTCCGATGTTTGGTTTGATTTAGGTGAATTGTGGGACTGGGGCTCAGGTACTTTGGACTGGGAGCACAATAACCACATTTACGAGCCCGTTAATCTCAGTGAACGAATTGTCACTGCCTTATTAGCAGGAGAGACGATATATATTTCTGTTGTTCCAGTATATTCTGTTTCCTCAATAAGGTATCCTTGGCTAGGGGACTATCCAATAGAGTCAATTTCGCTTAATGCCTTTATGATTGGGCATGTAAGTGGAGTCCCAAATGTTCCTTTCACCAAGGATTCCTACGATTTCTCAGTGACTAACCAGGAAGTTGCCATTACGGGTTACACCTGTGGCGCCGCAGAAACAACTATACCAAACGAGATTGACGGCGTACCGGTAACATCTATCGGTAACTCAGCCTTTCAATTTTGTGAGAACCTCGCACATCTAACTATTCCTGATAGTGTGACCTCCATTGGTGATTATGCCTTCTTTCATTGCACCAGTCTTGATACTATTGTTTTTGGTGAAGGTCTTCTCCATATCGGTGACTTCTCCTTTGCCGATTGTGTGAATCTCACAAATGTTTATTTCCCAGACACCCTAATTTCAGTAGGTGACCTGGCTTTCAGTGATTGTCTCAGCTTGGAGAATGTTACATTTGGGAACGACTTAAAAGCCATTGGAACTCTTGCATTCTGGGGTTGCTCAAGTCTAAGCAGTGTAACAATTGGGAGCAGTGTGTCCACTATCGGCAACTTTGCCTTTCTTGATGCTACCAACCTGTCAAAGGTTTATTTTCTCGGAGAGCCTCCATACTACGATTCTGGGATTTTTCCGAATTCAAATCCAGATCTTACGGTTAAATACCAGGAAGGTTCTGCGGGATGGGGAACTGTATTTTGTGGAAGGCCAACCCAACCCTTTACTCCCTTTGTAGGAATAAGAAACTCTGGCGACTCGGTGAGTTTTCAGTTTGCCGGAGGAACACTGCAAGAGAGCGAGGATCTGCTGAACTGGACAAACGTATTTCCTCCACCTGAACCAGAAAGTCTCCTTCTGATGACTATCAAGACTGGTCAGAAACAGTTTCTACGAATAAAGAATTCACCGACTTCAGAACGGCGTGATGTAGTGGGCTTTGAGTTCATTCCTGCGGACGACTTCCTTATGGGGCTTCCCTCGGGTGGAATCGGTTCGTGGGCTGGCGATACGCAGCACGCAGTGAGCCTATCAAGGACCTTCTACATGAAGGATACTCCAGTCACATATGACGAATGGAAGGCTGTTTATGACTGGTCTCTATTACCTGAAAACATCGGATTGGGATATGCTTTACCGACTGGTGGCATGGGGGCAAAAACCTCCGAATCAACCGGAAGCCATCCCGTAACGCGGGTGGATTGGTATGACGCTATCCTTTGGTGCAATGCCAAGAGTGAAATGGAAGGGCGCACGCCGGTGTATTATTTGGATGCTACCCACAGTACGGTTTACCGGAGTGGTGAAGTGGATTTACTAAATTCATGGGTAGATTGGCAAGCTGATGGATACCGACTCCCCACAGAAGCTGAATGGGAGTATGCCTGCCGGGCAGGAACGACCACATCCTTCTTTACGGGCACCATTACGGCAACCGGCTTCGCCTTCTGTCCAAATCTGGATGCAGCCGGCTGGTATGGTGGGAACAGTGGGATCAATACTCATCCGGTAGGAGAAAAGTTGCCCAATCCATGGGGACTGTATGATGTGCATGGAAATATCTGGGAGTGGACCTGGGACCACCATGAAGAGTTTACAACGGCTTCCCAAATTGATCCGATCGGCCCGGATACAGGATCAAACCGGATCATGCGGGGAGGTAGCCACAATAACAATGCAGAGAGTTGTCAGTCTTCTGCACGGTTTCCAAACCCGCCCGCGAACTCTGGATCGTACGGAGGGCTACGCATTGCCATAAGTGTGGGTGATTGA
- a CDS encoding SUMF1/EgtB/PvdO family nonheme iron enzyme, whose product MRWIQLVLWSIIPTQVFGLVLVNTRLHPSASFEDSSVLQLELRDFFQMYEAPGPVATMTIRKPIQLGWTVFSINGNDVEMMKYQLASGGDYNDPYAVSASEFEWTEHTVEYQLFADEAPVTVANFKTYADDGYYNNTIVHRNESTGQLFGVDGLETFSPLPIIQSGGFRLYDTDDYLLEWVDARPPIIFEETRQSTKGTIAMARTAALDSATSQFFINLEDNSQAWGSAYSVFGELLDPEGDQPILDDFANTDVYDLSTPKPSGQPNVFAGLPFSSIPLYTPNWNEKTSYIRFTGVSVSNGNPEGISYSWEWVEGHEASESFSIELAGSSLNISSTSAGTGKIRVYGTSSGQTKSFDIDLASTVTNLVTFSLTTEVDPLGAGVISQSGSGIYQEGEEVSVTVQANPGYVFSSWGGDFSGSANPLNFSMDSDKYLLANFLYDINDDDEDGLSNYEESVVYGTNPNLPDTDSDGLTDSDELFTYLTDPLKSDTDGDGLGDYGEVISLPTNPLLPDTDFDGLNDFEEVTVYPTDPIAGDTDGDGLTDGQEVLTYLTDPMLIDSDMDGFNDKFEIETGYDPTTALSVPPTSSGILTAVEFFFNAELGTTYRIEASTDLDNWEVIESGIEGTGAAIHRLYSMIGQEKRFLRAEPETYPEPDASMSLISVGTFTMGSPDDEIGRQDDETQHTVTLTKAFYLQTTEVTKAQWDEVAAEGPARDYTDLPAGRNGYNGDASLTHPVTEVSWYDVVKWLNLKSELEGLTPCYTVGGVVMKTGTSIPDCDFDANGYRLPTESEWEYACRAGTSTAFYNGPITYTGESPVDPILDEIGWYRGNSGINTHPVGRKQANAWGLYDMSGNVFEWCWDWAATYPGTVTDPTGTASGARRAIRGGNFGSNFGTNLGSYARDCRSAARFNRIPGIVYHDQGFRPARSASP is encoded by the coding sequence ATGAGGTGGATACAATTAGTGCTATGGAGTATCATTCCCACCCAGGTCTTTGGGTTGGTTCTGGTCAACACGCGCCTCCACCCTTCTGCTTCCTTTGAAGATAGCTCTGTTTTGCAACTGGAACTGCGTGACTTCTTCCAGATGTATGAGGCTCCTGGCCCGGTCGCAACCATGACCATCCGGAAACCAATCCAGCTGGGTTGGACGGTTTTCAGTATTAACGGAAACGACGTAGAAATGATGAAATACCAGCTTGCTAGCGGCGGTGATTACAATGACCCGTATGCAGTCAGTGCAAGTGAATTTGAGTGGACTGAACACACTGTCGAGTACCAGCTTTTCGCGGATGAAGCCCCTGTAACTGTTGCCAATTTTAAGACTTATGCTGATGACGGATACTACAACAACACTATAGTCCACCGCAATGAATCTACAGGCCAGCTTTTTGGTGTAGATGGACTCGAGACGTTCTCACCCTTACCGATCATTCAATCCGGAGGATTCCGGCTTTATGACACAGATGATTACTTGCTAGAGTGGGTAGATGCTCGCCCTCCTATCATTTTTGAGGAAACCCGGCAAAGTACCAAGGGGACGATTGCCATGGCGCGGACTGCAGCGTTGGATTCAGCGACTTCCCAGTTTTTTATTAACCTTGAAGATAACTCCCAAGCGTGGGGTTCGGCTTATTCTGTCTTTGGTGAACTCTTAGATCCTGAAGGAGACCAACCGATCTTGGACGATTTTGCTAATACTGATGTCTACGATCTTTCAACGCCCAAGCCATCCGGCCAACCAAATGTCTTTGCTGGACTTCCGTTTAGCTCAATACCTCTGTATACTCCAAATTGGAATGAAAAGACAAGCTATATTCGTTTTACAGGTGTCAGTGTAAGTAATGGAAACCCAGAAGGAATCAGCTACAGCTGGGAATGGGTTGAGGGACATGAAGCCAGTGAATCATTTTCAATTGAACTTGCAGGTTCTTCTTTGAACATTTCAAGCACGAGTGCGGGAACTGGAAAAATCCGAGTTTACGGAACCTCCTCAGGTCAAACAAAAAGTTTCGATATTGATTTGGCCTCTACTGTAACAAACTTGGTCACCTTTTCACTCACCACCGAAGTGGATCCCCTTGGCGCTGGTGTGATTTCTCAAAGCGGGTCAGGGATATATCAAGAGGGCGAAGAAGTATCAGTTACGGTGCAGGCCAATCCAGGCTATGTTTTCTCTAGTTGGGGTGGGGATTTCTCAGGATCTGCAAATCCCTTAAATTTCTCAATGGATTCGGACAAGTACCTTTTAGCGAATTTTTTATATGATATTAATGATGATGACGAGGATGGCTTATCAAATTATGAGGAGAGTGTTGTCTATGGTACAAATCCAAACCTGCCAGACACAGATTCGGACGGACTGACTGACTCCGATGAATTATTCACTTACTTAACTGATCCTTTGAAGTCAGATACAGACGGCGATGGTCTAGGTGATTATGGAGAGGTAATTTCACTTCCAACAAATCCTCTACTGCCAGATACAGATTTTGACGGATTGAATGATTTTGAGGAGGTTACCGTTTATCCTACAGATCCTATTGCCGGAGACACCGATGGAGACGGGCTGACGGATGGCCAGGAGGTTTTGACCTACCTTACCGATCCCATGTTGATCGACTCAGACATGGACGGCTTTAACGACAAGTTCGAGATTGAAACAGGATACGATCCCACCACTGCCTTAAGCGTTCCTCCAACCAGTTCAGGCATCCTGACGGCTGTAGAGTTTTTCTTTAATGCAGAGTTGGGCACCACTTACCGGATCGAGGCCTCTACCGATCTTGATAACTGGGAGGTCATTGAGAGCGGCATTGAAGGAACTGGCGCGGCTATTCACCGCCTCTATTCCATGATCGGGCAAGAGAAGCGTTTTCTGCGGGCCGAGCCAGAAACATATCCGGAGCCAGATGCCTCCATGTCCCTCATCTCTGTTGGCACCTTTACTATGGGCAGCCCGGACGACGAGATTGGGCGTCAAGATGACGAGACCCAACACACGGTGACGTTGACGAAGGCGTTCTACCTACAGACAACCGAAGTTACCAAGGCGCAATGGGACGAAGTAGCAGCAGAGGGACCGGCGCGGGACTACACGGATTTACCTGCCGGGCGCAATGGCTACAATGGGGATGCCAGCCTGACACACCCGGTGACGGAGGTGTCGTGGTACGATGTGGTCAAGTGGCTGAACCTGAAGAGCGAGCTGGAAGGGCTGACGCCCTGCTACACCGTTGGTGGAGTGGTTATGAAGACTGGAACATCTATCCCAGATTGCGACTTTGATGCCAATGGTTACCGACTGCCCACGGAGTCGGAGTGGGAATATGCCTGCCGCGCGGGGACCAGCACCGCCTTTTACAACGGTCCGATCACCTACACTGGCGAATCACCTGTCGATCCGATTCTGGACGAGATCGGCTGGTATAGAGGCAATAGCGGAATCAACACGCATCCAGTGGGTCGCAAGCAGGCAAATGCTTGGGGCCTGTACGATATGTCGGGCAATGTGTTTGAATGGTGCTGGGATTGGGCTGCCACCTATCCGGGCACCGTGACGGATCCCACTGGCACCGCCTCGGGCGCGCGCCGGGCGATCCGGGGTGGCAACTTCGGCAGCAACTTCGGCACCAACTTAGGCAGCTACGCACGGGACTGCCGATCTGCCGCCCGCTTCAACCGCATCCCAGGCATCGTCTACCACGACCAAGGCTTCCGACCCGCCCGCTCCGCGTCGCCCTAA
- a CDS encoding nucleotidyltransferase domain-containing protein: MKNKDQITKTLRELIELLDIPPSYYDKAVARYKSMADHFHRPQSAIRHLDPLVHPQGSFRLGTVTRPIFPDEGYDLDLVCRVLANKENLTQKDLKELIGEEVISYSKAQGFKQPPKEKRRCWTQQYQDDVNFHMDVLPGIPAGERYRQLLLEARVDKRQVDEAINITDKEESNYAQISPDWPRSNPRGFALWFEERMDVGGHATSSRKILLESKSYGSTDKIPAYALKTPLQRVVQLLKRHRDQMFKDDPDGKPISIILTTLAARAYQGEADIAEAIAGVLSRMGDFVSASKPRIPNPVDPTEDFTDRWDATKENNFWNWLRQAREAFAYLGRATTEAELIEACKNDFRLTLSSDAARKVLGSAVGAPSIVGVTKVSDSAPSSWAP, translated from the coding sequence ATGAAAAATAAAGATCAAATAACAAAAACGCTCCGGGAGCTTATTGAGCTTCTGGATATTCCACCGAGTTACTACGACAAGGCAGTGGCTCGCTACAAGTCGATGGCGGATCACTTTCATCGACCTCAATCCGCGATCAGGCATCTTGACCCGCTAGTTCATCCCCAAGGATCCTTCCGCCTCGGAACAGTTACACGGCCTATATTTCCGGACGAGGGCTACGACCTGGATCTCGTGTGCCGGGTCCTGGCGAACAAGGAAAACCTGACCCAAAAAGACCTGAAGGAACTTATCGGCGAGGAGGTGATTTCCTATTCGAAAGCTCAGGGGTTCAAACAGCCACCCAAGGAAAAAAGGCGCTGCTGGACCCAGCAGTATCAGGACGATGTGAACTTCCATATGGATGTCCTTCCCGGCATTCCTGCAGGTGAGCGGTATCGCCAGCTGCTTCTGGAAGCCAGGGTTGATAAGCGACAAGTGGATGAGGCAATCAACATCACCGACAAGGAGGAAAGCAACTACGCGCAAATCAGCCCCGACTGGCCACGTAGTAATCCTCGTGGATTCGCTCTCTGGTTCGAAGAGCGCATGGACGTCGGTGGTCATGCCACCTCATCCCGCAAGATACTCCTTGAGAGCAAGTCCTATGGTTCGACCGATAAAATTCCAGCCTACGCGCTCAAGACTCCCTTACAGCGCGTCGTGCAGTTGCTAAAACGCCATAGGGACCAGATGTTCAAGGATGACCCCGACGGAAAGCCGATCTCGATCATCCTAACAACCCTTGCGGCCAGAGCCTACCAAGGTGAAGCTGACATCGCCGAGGCAATCGCGGGAGTATTGAGTCGAATGGGTGACTTCGTTTCGGCTTCGAAGCCAAGGATACCCAATCCAGTCGACCCGACCGAAGACTTCACTGATCGCTGGGATGCCACTAAGGAGAATAACTTCTGGAACTGGCTGCGTCAGGCGCGTGAGGCCTTCGCCTATCTCGGACGGGCAACCACCGAAGCCGAACTCATCGAGGCATGTAAAAATGACTTTCGGTTAACTCTGAGCTCTGATGCGGCCAGGAAGGTGCTCGGAAGTGCTGTGGGTGCACCTTCGATTGTTGGGGTAACCAAGGTTTCTGATTCGGCACCGTCATCTTGGGCACCGTAA
- a CDS encoding HNH endonuclease, whose translation MNSETCIAKEVPSEDTELKDVTKSRHIKDVDRHMLWGRSGGRCQFRGCNKPLWKNPHTHEPVNIAEAAHIYSFSDNGPRGNEGIDEDHLNTFKNLLLACHDCHKTIDNEQASGTRYSVQLLQDWKAAHEERVELVTGIDPDHKSHVILYGRAIGGVHSPLSFDRAAKAMFPDRYPAESIPIELSTLGSDSTERDADFWQSEVRDLQRKFGRKVHDRLESREIEHLSVFAIAPMPLLISLGTLLTEIRDVAVYEPHREPKGWAWPNEKKTVEIKVEKPQETSGPPALVFSLSATIDDSRIHRVLGDDAAIWRVTIPQPIQGCIRSRQDLAVFRRVVRKLLDEIKTAHGDDTTLSIFPAAPASTMVELGRIRQPKADMDWLIYDQNRDLGGFNKTIQIVGADLQAAGS comes from the coding sequence ATGAATTCAGAAACCTGCATTGCAAAAGAAGTCCCGAGTGAGGATACCGAGCTCAAGGATGTCACGAAGAGTAGACACATCAAAGACGTTGACCGGCACATGCTTTGGGGCCGCTCGGGCGGCCGATGCCAGTTCCGCGGCTGCAATAAGCCCCTATGGAAGAACCCACACACGCATGAGCCTGTGAACATAGCAGAAGCTGCACACATCTATTCCTTCAGCGATAACGGCCCAAGAGGAAATGAAGGAATTGATGAGGACCACCTGAACACCTTCAAAAATCTCCTGCTTGCCTGCCACGACTGTCACAAAACAATCGACAACGAGCAAGCTTCGGGAACGCGCTATTCTGTCCAACTCCTCCAAGACTGGAAAGCCGCCCATGAAGAACGCGTGGAACTAGTAACCGGCATTGATCCGGACCACAAGAGCCACGTGATTCTGTATGGCCGTGCAATCGGTGGAGTGCACTCCCCCCTCAGTTTTGATCGAGCTGCCAAGGCAATGTTTCCCGATCGCTACCCGGCGGAGAGCATCCCGATTGAACTTTCAACGTTGGGAAGCGACTCGACAGAAAGAGATGCTGACTTCTGGCAGTCTGAGGTGAGAGACCTACAGCGTAAGTTCGGACGCAAGGTGCATGATAGACTCGAAAGCAGGGAGATTGAGCACCTATCGGTATTCGCAATAGCGCCAATGCCGCTGCTCATCAGTCTAGGTACGCTTCTTACCGAGATTAGGGATGTGGCGGTTTACGAGCCTCACAGGGAACCCAAGGGCTGGGCTTGGCCTAATGAGAAGAAGACCGTTGAGATAAAGGTGGAGAAACCACAAGAAACTAGCGGCCCGCCCGCTCTGGTTTTCTCGCTGAGTGCCACCATCGACGACTCGAGAATCCACCGGGTGCTGGGTGATGATGCCGCGATCTGGCGAGTGACAATTCCTCAGCCTATACAAGGGTGCATACGCTCGCGCCAGGACCTAGCAGTTTTCCGTCGAGTCGTCCGAAAACTCCTCGACGAAATCAAGACCGCGCACGGGGACGATACCACTCTATCAATATTCCCAGCGGCACCCGCATCAACAATGGTAGAGCTCGGACGTATACGTCAGCCGAAGGCCGACATGGACTGGCTGATCTACGATCAAAACAGGGATCTTGGCGGGTTTAACAAGACGATCCAAATCGTGGGCGCGGACCTGCAAGCAGCGGGGAGCTGA
- a CDS encoding restriction endonuclease subunit S has product MDYKISEIATISAGYQSRKAIKNDPDGSHCLLQIRDFNPERTHIDPSDMIRLTPTSSNRDESLRSGDVVFLSRGQKNFAFAVPEFPEPTLAGSYFFVLRPKQEVTGTYLAWYLNQPAAQYHFKRLSTVGAHMPIVTRDVVESLKLPIPSMEIQQKIIKLSALADEQAQLLAQLAKKKHSLANAACMHATHL; this is encoded by the coding sequence ATGGACTATAAAATCTCAGAAATCGCCACGATCAGCGCGGGCTACCAGTCCCGCAAAGCCATCAAAAATGACCCCGACGGGAGTCACTGTCTCCTCCAGATCCGCGACTTTAATCCAGAGCGCACGCACATCGACCCGTCTGACATGATTCGCTTAACTCCGACTTCTTCCAACCGAGACGAATCCCTACGGTCAGGCGACGTTGTTTTTCTATCACGGGGTCAGAAGAATTTTGCATTTGCAGTTCCAGAATTCCCGGAGCCCACCCTGGCTGGTTCTTATTTTTTTGTCCTCCGGCCGAAACAGGAGGTCACCGGCACTTATCTCGCGTGGTATCTAAACCAACCGGCAGCTCAGTATCACTTTAAGCGATTGTCCACTGTAGGCGCCCATATGCCTATCGTGACCCGGGACGTGGTGGAGAGCCTGAAGCTCCCTATACCCTCTATGGAGATCCAGCAGAAGATTATCAAGCTGAGTGCTCTGGCCGATGAGCAAGCCCAACTCCTTGCCCAACTTGCCAAGAAGAAGCATTCCCTAGCCAATGCCGCCTGCATGCACGCAACGCATCTCTAG
- a CDS encoding type I restriction-modification system subunit M — protein sequence MNDQQTKDEIFNVIWSACDTFRGVIDPGFYKDYILTLLFVKYLSDVRKSKLEEYEKKYKGDQTRIDRAMSRERFVVPEDCTFEHLYAHRDDSEIGQHINTVLEKIEDANKAKLHNVFRNIDFNSEANLGKTRQRNQRLKTVLEDFANKKLDLRPERVGHMDIVGDVYEYLIARFAAQAGKKAGEFYTPSEVSETLARLVAPEDGDRICDPTCGSGSLLIKAAQQVGARNFSLYGQEMNGSTWALCKMNMFLHEVDAARIEWEDTIRHPQLVENDALMKFDVVVANPPFSLDKWGQEIAATDQYNRFHAGVPPKSKGDWAFISHMVATAVEGKGRVGVVVPHGVLFRGGQEGKIRQYMIEQNTLAGVVGLPANLFYGAGIPAALMIFDKGRTPGAKEDVFFIDASREFAQGTNQNRLRKEDMDKIVETFHNRTVIDKYSHLASFEEIEENDFNLNIPRYVDTFEPEPEIDMEEVQKDIERINSELAEVEAKMDGYLKELGFKS from the coding sequence ATGAACGACCAACAAACCAAAGACGAGATCTTCAACGTGATCTGGAGCGCCTGCGACACCTTCCGCGGGGTGATCGATCCGGGCTTCTACAAGGACTACATCCTGACCCTGCTGTTCGTGAAATACCTGAGCGACGTGCGGAAGTCGAAGCTCGAGGAATACGAAAAGAAATACAAAGGCGACCAGACCCGCATCGACCGCGCCATGTCGCGGGAGCGCTTCGTGGTCCCGGAGGACTGCACCTTCGAGCACCTCTACGCCCACCGGGACGACAGCGAGATCGGCCAGCACATCAACACGGTCTTGGAGAAGATCGAGGATGCTAACAAGGCCAAGCTCCACAACGTGTTCCGGAACATCGACTTCAACAGTGAGGCCAACCTCGGCAAGACCCGCCAGCGCAACCAACGGCTCAAGACGGTGCTCGAGGACTTCGCCAACAAGAAACTCGACCTGCGGCCCGAGCGGGTCGGCCACATGGACATCGTCGGCGACGTTTACGAATACCTGATCGCGCGCTTCGCCGCCCAGGCCGGGAAGAAGGCCGGCGAGTTCTACACCCCCTCCGAGGTCTCGGAGACGCTTGCCCGCCTCGTGGCGCCGGAGGATGGCGACCGCATCTGCGACCCCACCTGCGGTTCGGGTTCGCTCCTCATCAAGGCCGCCCAGCAGGTCGGTGCGAGAAACTTCTCGCTTTATGGGCAGGAGATGAACGGAAGTACCTGGGCGCTGTGCAAGATGAACATGTTCCTCCACGAGGTCGATGCCGCTCGCATCGAGTGGGAGGACACCATCCGCCACCCGCAACTGGTCGAGAACGACGCCCTGATGAAGTTCGACGTCGTAGTCGCCAATCCGCCCTTCAGTCTGGACAAGTGGGGGCAGGAGATCGCCGCCACTGATCAATACAACCGTTTCCACGCAGGTGTACCCCCGAAGAGCAAGGGGGATTGGGCCTTCATCAGCCACATGGTCGCCACTGCGGTGGAGGGCAAGGGCCGGGTCGGCGTGGTCGTGCCCCACGGGGTACTCTTCCGGGGCGGCCAGGAGGGCAAAATCCGTCAATACATGATCGAGCAGAACACCCTCGCCGGGGTTGTGGGCTTACCTGCCAACCTGTTCTATGGTGCCGGTATCCCGGCCGCGCTCATGATCTTCGACAAGGGACGCACGCCCGGGGCGAAGGAGGACGTATTCTTCATCGACGCCTCTCGCGAGTTCGCGCAGGGCACCAACCAAAACCGGCTCCGCAAGGAGGACATGGACAAGATCGTCGAGACCTTCCACAACCGAACCGTCATCGACAAATACTCCCACCTCGCGAGCTTCGAGGAAATCGAGGAGAACGATTTCAACCTGAACATCCCCCGCTACGTCGATACCTTTGAGCCGGAGCCCGAGATTGATATGGAAGAGGTGCAGAAGGATATCGAGCGCATCAATAGCGAACTGGCCGAGGTTGAGGCGAAGATGGACGGCTACCTGAAGGAGCTGGGATTCAAATCATGA
- a CDS encoding restriction endonuclease subunit S, with protein MSDPNANRTGYKETKVGWIPAEWKVATGDSLTTLISKGASPKWQGFDYCDSGMLFITSENVRDGFLDISRPKFLPVEFNKKLKRTQLRVNDILINLVGASIGRSCKVADDLGISNVNQAVAVFRMKEADRVAFTALYFQAPDTIHRILEMQVDAARPNISLRDLRDFSIPLPPINEQARISTILSTCDEAIEVTDDLIKAKQRQKKALMQQLLTGKKRLPGFEGEWTETILDDLCTRLKDVADDPEGYPVLSITAGTGFVSQQDKFSRVIAGKQVENYVVLKRGEFAYNKGNSYRYPQGCVYQLSEYDEGLVPNVFYSFRLDEEQADPDFIKQYFLAGLHNKNLYRWINSGVRNNGLLNLNASDFFKLSIDLPPLPEQKAIGRVLCEADTEIKTLGEKLNALKQQKKALMQKLLTGQVRVKV; from the coding sequence ATGAGTGATCCCAATGCCAACAGAACCGGCTACAAGGAGACAAAGGTTGGGTGGATTCCAGCAGAGTGGAAAGTTGCGACAGGTGATAGCCTTACGACCCTCATTAGCAAAGGGGCATCCCCAAAGTGGCAAGGTTTTGATTATTGCGACTCTGGGATGCTTTTCATTACCAGCGAAAATGTCAGAGACGGATTCCTGGATATTTCAAGGCCGAAGTTTCTTCCGGTTGAGTTCAACAAGAAGTTGAAGCGAACTCAGCTCAGAGTGAATGATATTCTAATCAACCTGGTTGGCGCTTCTATTGGCAGATCTTGCAAGGTTGCCGATGATTTGGGAATATCTAATGTGAATCAAGCTGTCGCTGTTTTCCGAATGAAAGAAGCTGACCGAGTTGCCTTCACAGCTCTCTACTTCCAAGCACCTGACACAATTCATCGCATTCTTGAAATGCAGGTTGATGCCGCTCGACCAAACATTTCCCTTAGAGATCTTCGAGATTTTTCAATTCCACTCCCACCTATCAACGAGCAAGCAAGGATTTCCACTATCCTCTCCACCTGCGACGAGGCGATTGAGGTGACGGACGATCTGATCAAAGCCAAGCAGCGGCAGAAGAAGGCCCTCATGCAGCAGCTCCTCACCGGCAAGAAACGCCTGCCGGGGTTTGAGGGGGAGTGGACTGAGACTATTTTGGACGACCTCTGTACGCGACTGAAGGACGTCGCAGACGATCCTGAAGGCTATCCCGTCCTCAGCATCACTGCTGGAACCGGGTTCGTATCTCAACAAGACAAGTTCAGCCGTGTAATCGCCGGCAAGCAGGTCGAGAACTACGTCGTGCTGAAACGTGGAGAGTTTGCTTACAACAAAGGGAACTCCTACCGCTACCCGCAGGGCTGCGTCTATCAACTCTCGGAATACGACGAGGGGTTGGTTCCCAATGTGTTCTACTCCTTCCGGCTGGATGAGGAGCAGGCGGACCCTGACTTCATCAAGCAGTATTTCCTCGCCGGGTTGCACAACAAGAATCTCTACCGCTGGATCAACTCCGGGGTAAGGAACAACGGATTGCTGAATCTGAACGCTTCCGACTTCTTCAAGCTGTCGATTGACCTGCCGCCACTTCCTGAACAGAAGGCTATTGGGCGTGTCCTCTGCGAGGCGGACACTGAGATCAAGACGCTTGGTGAAAAGCTGAACGCCCTCAAGCAGCAGAAAAAAGCTCTCATGCAAAAGCTCCTCACCGGCCAAGTCCGCGTGAAGGTCTGA